Genomic DNA from Corylus avellana chromosome ca4, CavTom2PMs-1.0:
GTCAACCTTTTCTTCATCACAAAGCAGCGGTAAAAAAACAAGAACTAATACTTTACGACCTTTAAAAGATTAATCTTAAAGTATTAATTCTTGTTCTTTTATgccaagaaattaattaaatcgtATCAATATTTTATGAagctttttattgaatttttaaaaatgatattaacTAGATAATTCAGATATCATCGCAACTCCTTGCCCTTAACGATCTTCCACTGACACGTGTCCATAGAAGTCCGCAAACTGACACGTGTCAGTTCTCAACTGAGTTCCTtgaatagtgtttttttttttttttgtttgtttttgttttttggaaacTATTTATGTGTTTTTGGATCTTATCTTATCGTACTacaaaattgattgatgatGAAACAACTTGTGATTGTAACCTTACTCGAAATATCAGATACAGCCTACAGGTGTCAAGAATTCATTGGAAGGGAAGGCTCCAAGTGGTAATATTGGAACATTCCCATGCCTTCTTGAACTCACCTTTTAAACCACGTACGATGTATCGTAACTTTCtggttttaatatattgaaaAGTTAACGTTGTTTGGTAATTAAGTTTGAAGCCCTATAATATCATTCATGTCTGGCTACCACCACGTCTTACAAAAGATCTAATAAGATATTTGCCAAAAGCGAATGGAATGATTCACCACCTCATATGGGAAAAACATCACCAATTGATTTCTATAAAGTTAATTGAGATGCAACTATTTGATAAGGTTAACGGGGGAATCGGATATGGAGCTATAATAAGGGATCATAAGGGAGACCTGATATAGCAGTTAAAAGTCTGACTAGGGAGGAGACTCTAGAACCAGTTGCAGGGCTGTAGAGACTCATGTCTTAGATATATTGTTCTGGAGGGTGATGCGCTTCAAGTTGTTAACGTATCAAATCAAGCGAGAGAAATTAGAGCAAATATGGGCAATTAATGGAAGATACTCGAGCCGTACTTAAAATGGTGTCCATTTGACACGTAGTTCATGTCAAAAGGGTGGTAAATTTTGCTACTTATAGTTTAACTGAAGTTTAAAGTAGTAGTTAAACATGCCATAAATAAGGTTTGGATATAAGAGTTTCGTCCGtgtatttttaatattgttcTATTAGAGCAAACTACTCTAATTTTCTAGGATCCGGCTTGCATGAGATAGTGAAATGCATGCGGTTGCCCAAAACGGAAACGTTTTGGGCACTAAaaagttgttttcttttaaaaaataataaataaattattaaaaattaaaaattataaaaaaatcaatcattaaaaaactaaaaatattttaaaaaaaaaactaaaaaaaaaaaaatatataaaacccaaaggggtggccagccaccccttgcccaaatggggtggccggccaccccatttgggcaccccatggccattgggggtggtccggccacccccaaaggccttGGGGAGGTCCTGTAGGCAAATCCCACCAATCATTTTAGCCCCCATTTCTACCGAAGAGTGAACTTTCGTCCCTCCGCAATCCCCCAGCTATGGCGGACCGTGATCTCTCCTCACCTCGTGCTCTTCGGGGTGTCCTTAATGGTGGGGTTTCTGGCGACGAAGGTGGCTCTACAAGGCTGGAAGGACAGGTAGAGCCCCATGCCTAGGTGGAGGTCCAGGATTATGTGGGTAACCAAGATTTGCACTAGGGTTATTCTCTTCTCTTTTGGGTATGTAGGTAatctgggttttttttcttgtcgTTCGGATTTTGGTTATGCTCTGTTTTTTCGTTTGGTTGGTGGAAAACTGGAGGAAAACACAGAGAATTACCCAAAATTGAGCACTAATTCATTCTTCCTTAACACTGAGAATTACCCAAAAATCAAAGAGCAGGACCCCAAAAAAACTCTCAATCTTTCCAAAACACATTTTCTTTCCATTCCccaacattttctcagcaaccaaacaaaatattcacaaaCTCAAGCTAAATCCAGAAAATCAATAGAAAGAAACCCCCAAATTCAATACCCATATGAAATAGGACCCAGAATTTATACCAATTGAAATGGAGTTTGGAGTTTAGAGGGCTCCGGCAATAGTTCACTGGAGCACGCCTGCAAATCCAGTCATTTCCTGCCGGAATGGGGCTGATCACAGCCGCTCAACACTGCCCACGGCACcacctcttcttctctctctgcctctcagTTCTCTCTCTCcgcctccctctctctctgaaatctgtctggttctctctctctttttttttttttagtgttttttagtattttaattattattgttttatgatttttaagttttaatgaattttatattatttgcatTTTAAAGCTACTTCGAAAACTATCGCATGCAAGCCAAATCCCtaattttatgagatgaataatataaagattaaaaaacaagaagaagatagaattagagagaaagagaacagGTTCAAAGTGCATTGCCATGCAAAATAGCAAAGACGAAACGTCTTGTTGAGCAACCTTATATAACTCCACTAGACCTTTTGGTAACCATTTGTATACACAGTTGGGCAAAACCCAACTAATACCTttaacacgtggaatatttattGAAATGAGAGTAAATGATGGAGTCAAGATTTGAACATTTGattctaatatcatattaaattacaatttagcGTATAAACTAAAACTGAGATGAATagttaatcaatactttaacactgtCTCTCACTTATGagttcaaactcttttttaatagataatGCATAACacgtataatatttaattgaaacgaACCCTGCACCAAGGGTGAAGTTAGCCCTCGGCAGtctccaaaatatatatatatatatatatatatatatatatatatatatatatataaaaggttgAACCCtctcaaaattaaatttttaccccaaaaaatcttttatatatatataaggttgaACCCtctcaaaattaaatttttaccccaaaaaatcttttatcattttaatcTTTCTCCccataaaaattttggtttccGTCCCTAGCCCTTTACTTATTAAAGGTACCCGCCAAAACCGGCAATAAACTCAAGCCGATCTGAGATTTTTAAAGGTACCCTTAGGTTGTCATACATGCATGTGTCTTCCACACAAAAAGACAACAGGTGATGGATGTTTCGTGTTTCTGATCTCCAAGTGCAACGGCCAGTCAACCTTTCCTTCAACATAAAGCagcggtaaaaaaaaaaaaaaattaatatttactttcctttaattttttttttaccacgtAATTAACTCGTATCAAAATTTTATGAAGctttttatagaatttttaattaaaaaattcagaTATTATTGTAACTAACCGTAAATTTTGACCCCTTGCCCTAAACAATCTTCCACCGGCACGTGTCCGTAGAAGTACTTAACTTGCACGTGTCAGTTCTCAACTGAGTTCCTTGAATAGCAGGTGAAGAATGTAGAATCCCGCTTTAGAGActacacaaaaaaagaaagaaaaaaaacgcTGAAACGTGAATGAGAGGATTTTGAGGGAGCTGAGACAGCGCGAGAAATGTCGAGAGACGGAGAGGAAGAGAGTGTGGAGGAGGGGGCACCTTCGAGCGGCATCATCAGAGTGAGAGCGAGGCATGACCCTTTTCTGGTGGTCTGTAGGTGTTTCAGCGTCATCACCGCCGCCGTCGCCCTCCTCTGCATTGCAGTCAATGTTATGTCCGCCATTCGATCCTTCGAGAATGGATCTGatgtactctctctctctctctctctctctctctctctgtgtttatGTGTATATTTTCGTGTATGTGTAATTGGAGTGGCTATGTGGTGATTGTAGATATTCGATGGGATATTTCGGTGTTACGCGGTTCTGATTGCGTGCTTTGTGGTTCTGGCTGAGACGGAATGGGCATTCATACTGAAGTTCTGGCAGGTTTGCTTTGTTGATTTGCGTTGTGAATTGTTGTTTTAacgaatttgaatttgaatttgagttTGAATTCTATTGGTAGTTGTTCTTTGGAGCAATTTCTCACCCTTAATTCTTGATTCGGCTTTCATTTCTTTAACTCTTNNNNNNNNNNNNNNNNNNNNNNNNNNNNNNNNNNNNNNNNNNNNNNNNNNNNNNNNNNNNNNNNNNNNNNNNNNNNNNNNNNNNNNNNNNNNNNNNNNNNTATGAGATGAATAAGATGAATaatataaagattaaaaaacaaGCAGAAGATAGAatcagagagaaagagaacagGTTCAAAGTGCATTGCCATGCAAAATAGCAAAGACGAAACGTCTTGTTGAGCAACCTTATATAACTCCACTAGACCTTTTGGTAACCATTTGTATACACAGTTGGGCAAAACCCAACTAATACCTttaacacgtggaatatttattGAAATGAGAGTAAATGATGGAGTCAAGATTTGAACATTTGattctaatatcatattaaattacaatttagcGTATAAACTAAAACTGAGATGAATagttaatcaatactttaacactgtCTCTCACTTATGagttcaaactcttttttaatagataatGCATAACacgtataatatttaattgaaacgaACCCTGCACCAAGGGTGAAGTTAGCCCTCGGCAGtactccaaaatatatatatataaggttgaACCCtctcaaaattaaatttttaccccaaaaaatcttttatcattttaatctttctccccaaaaaaattttggtttccGTCCCTAGCCGTTTACTTATTAAAGGTACCCGCCAAAACCGGCAATAAACTCAAGCCGATCTGAGATTTTTAAAGGTACCCTTAGGTTGTCATACATGTGTCTTCCACACAAAAAGACAACAGGTGATGGATGTTTCGTGTTTCTGATCTCCAAGTGCAACGGCCAGTCAACCTTTCCTTCAACATAAAGCagcggtaaaaaaaaaaaaaaattaatatttactttcctttaattttttttttaccacgtAATTAACTCGTATCAAAATTTTATGAAGctttttatagaatttttaattaaaaaattcagaTATTATTGTAACTAACCGTAAATTTTGACCCCTTGCCCTAAACAATCTTCCACCGGCACGTGTCCGTAGAAGTACTTAACTTGCACGTGTCAGTTCTCAACTGAGTTCCTTGAATAGCAGGTGAAGAATGTAGAATCCCGCTTTAGAGActacacaaaaaaagaaagaaaaaaaacgcTGAAACGTGAATGAGAGGATTTTGAGGGAGCTGAGACAGCGCGAGAAATGTCGAGAGACGGAGAGGAAGAGAGTGTGGAGGAGGGGGCACCTTCGAGCGGCATCATCAGAGTGAGAGCGAGGCATGACCCTTTTCTGGTGGTCTGTAGGTGTTTCAGCGTCATCACCGCCGCCGTCGCCCTCCTCTGCATTGCAGTCAATGTTATGTCCGCCATTCGATCCTTCGAGAATGGATCTGatgtactctctctctctctctctctctctctctctgtgtttatGTGTATATTTTCGTGTATGTGTAATTGGAGTGGCTATGTGGTGATTGTAGATATTCGATGGGATATTTCGGTGTTACGCGGTTCTGATTGCGTGCTTTGTGGTTCTGGCTGAGACGGAATGGGCATTCATACTGAAGTTCTGGCAGGTTTGCTTTGTTGATTTGCGTTGTGAATTGTTGTTTTAacgaatttgaatttgaatttgagttTGAATTCTATTGGTAGTTGTTCTTTGGAGCAATTTCTCACCCTTAATTCTTGATTCGGCTTTCATTTCTTTAACTCTTCCCTTTATGTGTGCacttttttattgataattctcCTTATAGTAGGGAAAATATATGTGTACATGTGTACGCACATATTGTTATGAAGAAAACCAATGGGCAATGGACCACTGTTTTGGACGTCTTTTACAATGGtttaaatttacccttttgGTGGGCGGACAGCTGCCAGAACAATTGAATTTCACTTGGAAGTGGAAAAGATTAAACATGGTTTTTGAGATGTTGAGCATTtgcctttttaatttaattaccaaatttgatgtttttgaaTATGAAATTTCTGATTGAGACCTGAAGTTGCTAAACACAAGACTACCAAGGCAATTATTAATCCAGTTACCATAGTTATCAATaccaaaaccacaaaaatataaaatgaaacaaaacacaGGTTTTGGTAACGAAGTGGAAACTTTTTAAAGAActattcaaaagtaaaaccacgCTAGGGCTAGCCAACCCTAAAGTAGCCACCATAGAATACTTATTTACAGATTGATCTTACTTATAAAACCTTTGTAACTCCAAAGACTCAATTTGTAACCTCGACAAACAACGCATTCACTTTCCACCACAGTGAAGACTTTTGGCCTTCTTCTACATAGATCACCATCACAAACAAACCTTGTCTGTTGCAACCCAAAACTTTGGTGGTTGAAGGTTTTCTGTGATTTGGTTGATAAAAACAAGCAGAGGAATCAAATCTGTTTAGCTCAAAAGGTGTTTAGGAATGTTTCTAAGAACAATGCAAAATAGCCTCTAGGTCTTATGAAAGTTGTAGGTCATTAGGCTTATATGGGTAGGGAGAAAACAAAGGTTTTAAAGCAAAGTTGGCTAACAATTAAATTGCCAGAGGTTGTCTCCTTCGAATGGAACTAATTCTCGTTCGTATGCAAGGTTTCATAGATTCATTGCCGATTTCATCACCTCAGCTGAACAAGCTTCGATTGAGCTTCTTAGGTTTCAATCTTAAGACGATGACTGGTTCGATTGATTGAGCTATTGATCAAAGTCTTCCAAACTTCAATTCTTGACTTTTGTTGACAACCCATTTTAAGTCAGTAAACATTAGAATTAGAAAATGGTCGTGAAATACAAAGTTGTAGCCCTTTGAATCGGCTTTCTACGCCACCAGGGTTGCCGTCATTTGATACCAAAATCAAAAGATATTGTCGTTTTACTCTGACTAGGCCATTACTGGACAACATTCATAAACTTGAATTTTTCATGTCTTAAACCAACTTTTACAGCGACTTAacttgtaacaccccaccctaaatgatataatattgtccgctttaggccaagcccgcacgattttattattaggtttaccCCAAGGCCttataccatttagagagagcatgCTCTATATAAGCACATTCCCTTTCTCACACCCAGGTAATGTGGGAcgccacaatcaccccctcttggGACCCAGCATTCTCGTTGGCGACTCTTATGGGCTTGTGCACGTTCTCCCCATCTCAGGCTGAGTtcggctctgataccatatgcaATACCTTGccctaaatgatatgatattgtccgtTTTTGGCCAAACTCACacatttttattattgggtttaacccaaaaggcctcataccatttagagagagcatgCTCTATATAAGCACATCCCCTTTCTCACACCCAGGCAACGTGGGACGCCACATAACCCTTAACTCAACACTAAACATTACAACCCAAAAACCATGTTTTAACACATGAATTGCCAATACAAAAACACAACCTAACGTACTTGTTGCACATATAGAAGGAAGTATGGGTTTGTGATTCTTTGATAGATAGTAATTGGTTGGGTTGAACTAGTATTGGCATGTTGGTAGTTCAATTTGACATGAAATTCACCTGTTTGAGAGTTCAGATTGTAATTTCTTCTTACCGATCGACTGCGCGTTGCAGTATTATTAGGTTTTATGAAATGCTTTGATCTTATTATGTTCACATTGTAATCTTATGGTGGTTGAGTGATAGGAACATTTTCATTTGATGTTGaaactattatttatttatttatttgggacTATTGGCACTTATTTTCTGGTGTTAGCATAGTTCTTCCTTCTCTTCATTGTTTTAGGACAGGTGGGAAGTGTGGTGTGTTTGAACGTTGTTCTAAGTGCATCTATCTTATGCATGATTAGGCTCTTcttaattcttatatatatatatatgcagaggGGGAAGGGAGATTCCTTATAGTAGTATATTACTCGTGTTTAATCAAGATTCCTTTTATTTTAGTGAGGTATCAAAACCAACCTTCAATCAAGGGTGTTCTCTTCCAGCGTAAGGCATGCCAAAGAGTCAAAATATCCACATGATATGATTTGTGGAAATGAAAACTTGGCACTGTAATTCAAGAAACTTAGAATTCTTTATTATTAGCCATTTTAATAGCTTGTAAAATCTTATGGTCCTTGATTCGATTCTTGATCTGATCATAGAAACCTTCCCATCGATCTTAGCTAGGATCCCGATTTTAACAACCCGTTATTATCATAATTATAATCATCACTGATTTGTATGTTCCTCAATTGGAAGTTGCCACCTATGTAATCTGTTGTGCCTGGGGCAACTCCCTCAGAGGATGGAAGAAGGGTGCTGTGTTAAAAATGCTAATATAATCCTTGTaccaataaaatgaaaaaagtagtatacataaaaatattaactgGCAACTATCCTTTTTAATTTCGGTTCTAGTTGCTTTTGTCAGCATTGACAGCATAACGTTCACATGcacctaccttttttttttggataagtaacgGTAGAATGCACCTACTAGTACCTAGCaatgttttgttgtttaattaatatgcCGAAGCATGTGCCTGATTATTATTTATAGACCTTTATGAAATCCAAATATCTGACCAGATACGTGTAATCATTTTGATAATTgatcttacttatcaaaaagatcACTGATCTCATTATCTCATTTAATATTTCTGTCACCATTTTTGCAGGTGTTGGAGTATTGGGCTGGTAGGGGTATGCTGCAGATCTTGTATGTCTACAATTTAGTAATAATTTCGTGTTTTCTGCCTGTATATTCCCTCTCCTTCGCAATGTCTTGATTACTGTTAGATTCCCAAGCCCAATTAACCCAAACCTCAGCCATTATttcaaaccctacaattttatCTTTAATAGTTGGGCTGGTGAGTTGTGTTTGATTTGAGCCGGCGACAAAAAGAGCAGCTTAGGTTGGTTGGTTAGTCTGTAAGACTGTAATGCAGCCAAACTCATTTATAACTAACACATGACCAAACCACATAAGCAGGATATATAATTAGAACTCTCAAGAAATTATTAGACTTTCTCTATAAAGTACTTTTAGATTCATTTTATACACAATCTGACTGAAAAATACATCTTATTTGATTTCTGAATTCATGAACATTCTCTCCAGTGTTGCTGTGATGACAAGAGCTTTCCCTGACTATTATGGGGTGCGGAAGGAGCTTGTTCTTCTTCAAAACATATCAAGTTATATGCTTCTTGGTTGTGGTGTAGTGTATTTAGTTTCGGTAAGATAATGAAAAGCACATATTTTTAATTCAGGAGTTACATGTGCATAAgtgtatgtgtgttttttcCCCTCTTCCAACAAGCTGGCATATATATGGAGCAGCAACTCATTCTGTTCAAATTTGTAAAACTGAATGTTTGCATCTCTTGATAAAACTATTTTTCTTACTCAATTCAAATAGGACTCATACTTATTGTCGCTCCAATTATTCAATGATGCCTTTCCTGGTTGAGGTCAAAGAAGTAGTCGACTAATCAATAAGCTATATCAGTCTCCTTTTATTTCTTATATCTTCTGAGTTTGTTGAGCAATGAGGTCACAACAATTTCTATGCCCTATATGTAACCTATTGTCTTTTATGATCTAGTGTTTTAGTTGAGTTTTGCAGAAAATCTTGTAGTTtagcttccttttctttttattttttattttttatttattttattttattttaaattttataaggtAACAATTTCATTTCTTGATACCTGACCCAATTTCAAGGGACTTCTGTGCATTGGACGCCTTAAACGTTTTCGGCAGCAGAAAAAGATTTCAAGGGACCAAGCAGTGAAGGATCTGGAGGTAAGCTATTATGTTACCATAGTTCCATAAGTGACTGAGATATCAGACAACATTATTGGTTGGACTTTTCCTTTCAggattgttttttgtttatgaattGTATGTTGCGGTGTACATCAATTTATCAAGTTTTACTCATGACTTAgatttatatttggaaaagtggAAAAAAGGAATATGAGGCTTTTGTGTTATCACATCTTTCTAGTTAAGCTTGcaagttgaaaattttaaacCTGCTATTGATGACAATATCTTAAATCTTGGATTTCAATTGGTAGGATTTAGGAGAGTCTACAAATTATGAGGCTGGTATTTAGttcatttttccaaaatactttTCCTACTGAAAGCGTTGGACGAAGTCTTTTAACTATATTTGGTTTATGTCAGCTCATCAAGATGCTTTGTGGTACTTAGAAAGGTCATTACCTATCATTGGTCCCACCAAAGTGGGTTTCTCCTATGTATAATAATAAGGAATATCTCTTAGGTAGTTCCGGATATATTGTAGTGCCAAAGAGGCTGtgtttattactaaaaattttTGCAGGTTACGTCAAGTTCTACTTTTCATCATCTTATTGAAAACATGGATGGAAAGTAATCACTATTTAATTCCCCCTTTGGTTGTTTTCTAAAATTTGTAATGTGTTATCAGTTGGAACACAttaaaattgtacattttagAAGGTTAATGACCTCATGAAAAATCATATGTAATAAGTAGGCTTCTGTAATTAGTGAGGGGGCTCCATTATGCTGTTTACGGTGATAACACTGGAGGGTTGGATTTTACACCTTCTGTGTCTATAGCCGATTCCTTTGAAGGCCTGTTGACTGGTGAAACAGGCTTAAAGTTTCACAAGTTAGATTTGAAGCACTTAGCAGAATGAGTGGATGGCAGATGAACatagggctgacaattttttgtaCGACCTATGAACTCAACGCGAAATTGGCAGGGTATGGTCGAGACATCGTGCTCGTTTAATTAGATGGGTTGGGTTATGgttgatctatatagtcttatatttatgttttagaATAATATGAACCCAACATGCAACATTTAAGACTAGTAATTTTCGACATGATCCAAGAACCCTACACAAAATTAATGGGCTAGGGATGAGAGATTtgacatttttaattaaataagttgggTTAGAGTTgatctatatagttttatacccaTATATCAATACGACCCAAACCTGACATGCAAACATGAATTGCCACTCATAGTTGAATGTAGTTTTGGAATGATGTTAATTCTTTTCCTTCAGCTGTATGTATGTTGATTTGGTGCAGAAACTTTGCTGTGTTAACTTGCTTTGCTGACAATCACAGGAATTGGCGCGGCGTAGAGAGGAGCTTGAACAATTGCTTATTGTGGAGAGGGTGTGAGACGATTTGCATGAGTAGGCCAAGGATATTGAGGTTACCAGAGGCAAGGAAGCCAAAGTGTGGGAAATCTGTCcttttgaatttgtatttttgttgtacACACTAGTTTGTGTCATTGTTTGTGAATGCCACTCAGTTGCCATCTTGGAATTGAATACTTGGCAGGAGTCTAATAATTCTGTATACTTGTACAGTTAATGCAAAAATGCGTTTTGTGCTCGGTTTGGATCAACTGCTAGCAATCATAAAAGGGTGGCTGAACAACCTTTAAATGGCTAGGGAGTGGTTTGGTCACTCTCAAATCGGTTATAGAGATGGTTGAAACCaccctattttgttttttgtaatatttttttaaaaaaacaatattaatgaaGCATATGAGACAACTGTTATATTGTGAGTGGACTTGACGTGATActgttaaattattataaagaaTATGGATGGAAGAACTGTGTTTATCGGATGAAGCTAGATACCATCTACGATACTTTTTGAAACCAAATGATTTGTTTGATAACACGTTTTTTTGAAGCCaaa
This window encodes:
- the LOC132179880 gene encoding uncharacterized protein LOC132179880, with the protein product MSRDGEEESVEEGAPSSGIIRVRARHDPFLVVCRCFSVITAAVALLCIAVNVMSAIRSFENGSDIFDGIFRCYAVLIACFVVLAETEWAFILKFWQVCFVDLRCELLF
- the LOC132177812 gene encoding uncharacterized protein LOC132177812, yielding MSRDGEEESVEEGAPSSGIIRVRARHDPFLVVCRCFSVITAAVALLCIAVNVMSAIRSFENGSDIFDGIFRCYAVLIACFVVLAETEWAFILKFWQVLEYWAGRGMLQIFVAVMTRAFPDYYGVRKELVLLQNISSYMLLGCGVVYLVSGLLCIGRLKRFRQQKKISRDQAVKDLEELARRREELEQLLIVERV